A single region of the Amphiprion ocellaris isolate individual 3 ecotype Okinawa chromosome 4, ASM2253959v1, whole genome shotgun sequence genome encodes:
- the cxxc4 gene encoding CXXC-type zinc finger protein 4 — translation MSNINNALCIENGQNADVSLLQKDNLQDGGLSQLLDYNAEMERYRSFANFYKTNGAFPQTAKIARITTPIFPSARIGMSPWNCDNAMLWGRKSAAINPNRTSMHRNDSQRPGKPGVPPETLQMANNNFLSTLSPEHCRPLAGECMNKLKCGAAEAEIMNLPERVGTFSAIPALGGISLPPGVIVMTALHSPAASAAVTDSAFQIANLADCPQNNSSASSGNPAKKKRKRCGVCAPCRRLINCGVCSSCRNRKTGHQICKFRKCEELKKKPGSSLERTPVNNGEAFRWFF, via the exons ATGTCTAACATAAACAATGCGCTTTGCATTGAAAACGGACAGAATGCAGATGTGTCGCTCTTACAAAAGGATAATCTTCAGGATGGTGGATTAAGCCAGCTTTTGGATTATAACGCAGAAATGGAAAGGTACAGGTCTTTTGCAAACTTTTATAAAACCAATGGGGCATTTCCACAGACTGCAAAGATTGCCCGTATCACGACGCCCATTTTTCCCAGTGCTAGAATTGGTATGTCCCCTTGGAACTGTGATAACGCCATGCTCTGGGGAAGGAAATCAGCGGCAATAAACCCTAATAGGACCAGCATGCATAGAAATGATTCCCAGAGGCCGGGGAAGCCTGGCGTGCCGCCAGAGACGCTGCAAATGGCAAATAATAATTTCCTCTCTACCTTATCCCCCGAACACTGCAGACCTTTAGCAGGAgaatgcatgaacaagctgaaATGCGGCGCTGCTGAAGCAGAGATAATGAATCTCCCAGAACGCGTTGGAACTTTTTCCGCTATTCCGGCTTTAGGGGGCATCTCATTACCTCCCGGGGTCATCGTCATGACAGCCCTTCACTCCCCCGCAGCCTCAGCAGCCGTTACAGACAGTGCGTTTCAAATTGCCAATCTGGCAGACTGCCCACAGAATAATTCCTCAGCATCCAGTGGAAACCCAgcgaagaagaaaaggaaaaggtgTGGGGTCTGTGCACCCTGCAGGCGGCTAATCAACTGTGGTGTCTGCAGCAGTTGTCGGAACCGCAAAACGGGCCACCAGATCTGCAAATTTAGGAAATGcgaggagctgaagaagaagcCAGGCTCATCGCTGGAG AGGACGCCGGTGAACAACGGCGAAGCTTTCCGGTGGTTCTTTTAG